One stretch of Lagenorhynchus albirostris chromosome 13, mLagAlb1.1, whole genome shotgun sequence DNA includes these proteins:
- the ATP6V1E2 gene encoding V-type proton ATPase subunit E 2, with the protein MALSDVNVQKQIKQMMAFIEQEANEKAEEIDAKAEEEFSIEKGRLVQTQRLKIMEYYEKKEKQIEQQKKIQMSAMRNQARLKVLRARNDLVSELLNDAKLRLSRLVADPVFYQGLLDKLVLQGLLRLLEPVVIVRCRPQDLLLVEAAVQKAIPQYTTVSHKRVEVQVDRGVQLAADAAGGVEVYSGDQRIMVSNTLESRLDLLSQQKMPEIRKALFGASANRKFFL; encoded by the coding sequence ATGGCCCTGAGTGATGTCAATGTGCAGAAGCAGATTAAGCAGATGATGGCTTTCATTGAGCAGGAAGCCAACGAGAAGGCAGAAGAGATAGATGCCAAGGCTGAGGAAGAGTTCAGCATTGAGAAAGGACGCCTTGTGCAAACCCAGCGACTGAAGATTATGGAGTattatgagaagaaagagaagcagaTAGAGCAGCAGAAGAAAATCCAGATGTCTGCCATGAGGAATCAGGCAAGGCTGAAAGTCCTGAGAGCCCGAAACGACCTCGTCTCAGAGTTGCTGAATGATGCAAAGCTGAGACTCAGCAGGCTCGTGGCAGACCCAGTATTTTACCAGGGGCTGCTGGATAAACTAGTGCTCCAGGGTCTGCTCCGACTGCTGGAGCCCGTGGTGATTGTACGCTGCAGGCCGCAGGACCTCCTCCTGGTGGAGGCTGCAGTGCAAAAAGCCATCCCTCAATACACGACAGTCTCCCACAAACGTGTGGAAGTCCAAGTTGACAGAGGGGTGCAACTGGCTGCAGATGCGGCTGGAGGTGTGGAGGTCTACAGTGGTGATCAGAGAATAATGGTTTCCAATACTCTGGAAAGTCGACTGGATCTCTTATCCCAGCAAAAGATGCCAGAAATACGAAAGGCCTTGTTTGGAGCCAGTGCCAACAGGAAGTTCTTTCTATAA